A window of Candidatus Methylomirabilota bacterium genomic DNA:
GCGAGCGGAATCTGGCTCGCGATACGCCGCTCGGCCTCGGCGGGATCGAGGCCGTCGCGCCGCACGAGGCGCTCGAGCTGGATCGCGGGATCGGCGTAGACGACGACGAGGCGATCGACCTGGGCGGCCGCGCCGACCTCGATCAGCAGGGCCACGTCCTGGACGACGAGGCCGTCGAACCCGCCCGCGGCGAGCTCG
This region includes:
- a CDS encoding dephospho-CoA kinase, whose protein sequence is ELAAGGFDGLVVQDVALLIEVGAAAQVDRLVVVYADPAIQLERLVRRDGLDPAEAERRIASQIPLAEKVRLAHYVIDNSDSPEETAAQVRAVHAALWAEHRARRG